In a single window of the Niabella ginsenosidivorans genome:
- a CDS encoding TonB-dependent receptor: protein MKRMFLSACLIMAAQLSFAQTDTIAAKTDSFYQLSPVEVRSLRLSNRAPFATSNVMASELSKQNLGQNLPYLLNQTPSLIVNADDGLGVGYSSLRIRGTDMTRINVTMNGIPVNDAESQAAIFVDLPDLASSTSTIQIQRGAGSSTNGAGAFGGSINISNLEQSREASASLSNSYGSYNTWKHTLRAGTGMLKGGFQFDIRLSKMSSGGYIDRSSSSLSAAQVIGSWTSKNEATNIKFNYLTGKERTGQAWNGIGVTYTDKDDPADFNYETVLDQTGRRTNTLGQINDSTYYNDQTDNYWQDYYQLFLNQKLNNNWSLNIATFLTRGKGYYNEYKSDQSFADYYLPGFVKAPGDTLKTTNLTRQLWLDNYYYGTVFSTSYNTAKTNFTFGGAYTRYDGGQYGYVTWADYGVPLDYKWYDLPSFKGDFNIYAKLQQQIAPNFYAFADLQYRNVVYTIDGFREDTSIHISNTYHFFNPKVGISYFINHHNQGSSKLYASYAIANKEPNRDDFEAGLSEQPRPEHLQDIEAGYQYNAHLFQAGINAYYMKYKDQLILTGKINDVGAYARTNVDNSYRAGIELTAGAKPADWIQINANATFSRNRIRNITQYSDDYDNGGQLSVQYSNTDIAFSPNTIAGGSVTVEPLYKITGNQHLYVDILEKYISRQYLDNASDKMKSINPYALTDLRLRYQLRTRAFKEISIIVLVNNLLNKKYENNGYTYSYLTGGSFTTENYYFPQAGTNWNAGISFSL, encoded by the coding sequence ATGAAGAGGATGTTTCTTTCCGCGTGCCTTATAATGGCAGCACAACTTTCTTTTGCACAAACAGACACTATTGCCGCAAAAACAGACAGCTTTTACCAGCTGTCTCCTGTAGAAGTACGCTCCCTGCGATTGAGCAACCGCGCCCCTTTTGCCACATCCAATGTTATGGCATCAGAACTGTCGAAACAAAACCTGGGGCAAAACTTACCCTATCTGTTAAACCAGACTCCGTCGCTGATCGTGAACGCAGATGATGGCCTGGGAGTGGGTTATTCTTCTCTGAGAATACGGGGAACCGATATGACGCGTATTAACGTAACCATGAACGGGATCCCTGTAAATGATGCAGAATCCCAGGCCGCCATTTTTGTAGACCTGCCCGATCTTGCATCATCTACCTCTACCATACAGATCCAGCGGGGCGCCGGCTCCTCTACCAATGGTGCAGGGGCATTTGGCGGGTCCATTAATATCTCCAACCTGGAACAAAGCAGGGAAGCCAGTGCATCCCTCAGCAACTCCTATGGGTCTTATAACACGTGGAAGCATACGCTGCGCGCCGGAACAGGGATGCTGAAAGGGGGCTTCCAGTTTGATATCCGCTTATCCAAGATGAGCTCCGGCGGGTATATAGATCGTTCCTCCTCCAGCCTGTCCGCAGCACAGGTGATCGGGTCCTGGACATCAAAAAATGAAGCCACCAACATCAAATTCAATTACCTCACGGGCAAAGAGCGTACCGGCCAGGCCTGGAACGGGATCGGGGTAACCTATACCGATAAAGACGATCCGGCTGATTTTAATTATGAAACAGTGCTGGATCAGACAGGCAGAAGGACCAACACCCTGGGCCAGATTAATGACAGCACCTATTATAACGACCAGACGGATAATTACTGGCAGGACTATTACCAGCTCTTTCTGAATCAAAAGCTCAACAATAACTGGTCTTTAAACATCGCAACGTTTTTAACAAGGGGAAAAGGGTATTACAATGAATACAAGAGCGACCAGTCTTTTGCAGACTACTATTTACCCGGTTTTGTAAAGGCGCCGGGCGACACCCTGAAAACAACCAACCTTACCCGACAGCTCTGGCTGGATAATTATTATTACGGAACCGTTTTTTCAACCAGCTATAATACCGCCAAAACCAATTTCACTTTCGGCGGTGCCTACACCCGTTATGATGGCGGGCAATATGGTTATGTAACCTGGGCAGACTATGGGGTACCGCTTGATTATAAATGGTATGACCTGCCTTCCTTTAAAGGTGATTTTAATATCTATGCAAAGTTACAGCAGCAAATAGCCCCCAACTTTTATGCATTTGCAGACCTGCAATACCGCAATGTTGTTTACACGATTGATGGTTTCAGGGAAGATACCAGCATACATATCAGCAACACGTATCATTTTTTTAATCCCAAAGTAGGGATCAGCTATTTCATCAACCACCACAACCAGGGCAGCAGCAAGCTATATGCATCCTATGCTATTGCCAATAAAGAACCCAACAGGGATGACTTTGAAGCCGGCTTATCTGAACAACCCCGTCCCGAGCATTTGCAGGATATTGAAGCCGGCTATCAATACAATGCCCACCTGTTCCAGGCAGGTATCAACGCCTATTATATGAAATATAAGGATCAGCTGATCCTTACCGGGAAGATCAATGATGTGGGCGCTTATGCCAGAACCAATGTAGACAACAGCTACCGTGCCGGCATAGAGCTGACGGCCGGTGCCAAACCGGCAGATTGGATACAGATCAATGCCAATGCTACTTTCAGCAGGAACAGGATCCGAAATATTACGCAGTACTCAGATGATTATGATAACGGCGGACAGCTGTCCGTTCAGTACAGTAATACGGATATTGCGTTTTCGCCGAATACAATTGCAGGCGGAAGCGTTACCGTGGAACCTTTGTATAAGATCACCGGCAACCAGCATCTGTATGTGGATATTCTTGAAAAATACATCAGCCGTCAGTACCTGGACAATGCCTCCGATAAAATGAAAAGCATTAACCCTTATGCTTTAACGGATCTGCGTTTGCGCTATCAACTGCGCACAAGGGCATTTAAAGAGATCAGCATTATTGTACTGGTTAATAACCTGCTCAATAAAAAATATGAAAACAATGGTTATACCTACAGTTATTTAACGGGAGGCAGCTTCACTACCGAAAACTATTATTTTCCCCAGGCAGGCACCAACTGGAATGCAGGCATCAGTTTTTCTTTATAA
- the era gene encoding GTPase Era, translated as MKAGFVNIFGRPNAGKSTLLNALMGEKLAIVSPKVQTTRHRIKAILTEKEYQIIFSDTPGIIEPQYKLHEKMMQAVKSALEDADVALLMVDINDNREECDQIFSALKLKVPCILVINKIDKASKEKIEETVAWFKDKPYAKNILTISALAGVDYEHFIKPIADLLPEGAPFYDTDEISDLPTKFFVSELIREKIYELAQDEIPYHTAVLIREFKEKQTLVKIIADIIVHRETQKMILIGEKGSMVKKIGTAARKDIEAFLDRKVFLELFIKVKPKWRDNELYLKEYGYGA; from the coding sequence ATGAAGGCAGGTTTTGTAAATATTTTCGGAAGGCCTAATGCGGGTAAAAGCACTTTGCTGAACGCCTTAATGGGGGAGAAGCTGGCCATTGTTTCGCCGAAAGTACAAACCACGCGGCACCGGATCAAAGCCATACTTACAGAAAAAGAATACCAGATCATTTTTTCAGATACCCCGGGTATTATTGAACCCCAGTACAAGCTGCATGAAAAAATGATGCAGGCAGTAAAGAGCGCACTGGAGGATGCCGATGTGGCTTTGCTGATGGTGGATATTAATGATAACCGGGAAGAATGCGATCAGATCTTTTCGGCCCTTAAGCTTAAAGTACCCTGCATTTTGGTGATCAATAAAATTGATAAGGCTTCAAAAGAAAAAATTGAAGAAACGGTCGCCTGGTTTAAGGATAAGCCTTATGCAAAAAACATTCTGACCATTTCTGCGCTGGCGGGTGTGGACTATGAGCATTTTATAAAACCGATCGCTGACCTGTTGCCGGAGGGCGCGCCTTTTTATGATACCGACGAGATCAGCGACCTGCCTACAAAGTTCTTTGTCAGCGAGCTGATCCGCGAAAAGATCTATGAGCTGGCACAGGATGAAATACCTTATCATACAGCTGTTTTGATCCGCGAATTTAAAGAAAAACAAACCCTGGTAAAGATTATTGCAGATATTATTGTGCACCGGGAGACCCAGAAAATGATCCTGATCGGCGAAAAAGGAAGCATGGTCAAAAAAATTGGTACGGCCGCCCGTAAGGATATTGAGGCGTTTTTAGACCGGAAAGTGTTCCTGGAGCTGTTTATAAAAGTAAAACCCAAATGGCGGGATAACGAGTTGTATTTAAAAGAATACGGGTATGGAGCTTAG
- the infC gene encoding translation initiation factor IF-3: MAVPQKPTYRPPGTGFKPGGGNRPKGNFRGRFQPQKEAEHRINHFIRVPQVRLVGDNVEQGIYPTQEALKMAQDMELDLVEISPKVDPPVCRIIDYNKFLYDKKKKEKELKAKSKTTEIKEIRFTPNTDDHDFDFKAKHAEGFLKEGNKVKAYVQFKGRAIQFQDRGQLLLLKFAERLAEFGTLENMPKLEGRRMLAMIAPKPAKKK; encoded by the coding sequence ATGGCAGTACCACAAAAACCAACTTACAGACCACCAGGTACAGGATTTAAACCGGGTGGCGGTAACAGGCCCAAAGGAAATTTCAGAGGAAGATTTCAACCTCAAAAAGAAGCAGAACACCGCATCAATCATTTTATTCGTGTGCCACAGGTACGGCTTGTTGGCGATAACGTTGAGCAGGGTATTTACCCTACTCAGGAAGCACTTAAAATGGCACAGGACATGGAGCTGGACCTGGTGGAAATTTCACCAAAAGTAGACCCACCTGTTTGCCGTATTATAGATTATAATAAGTTTTTATACGATAAGAAGAAAAAAGAAAAGGAACTAAAGGCAAAAAGCAAGACCACCGAGATCAAGGAGATCCGGTTTACGCCGAATACAGATGATCACGACTTTGACTTTAAAGCCAAACATGCTGAAGGCTTCCTGAAAGAAGGAAACAAGGTAAAAGCCTATGTGCAGTTTAAAGGACGTGCCATCCAGTTTCAGGATCGCGGGCAGCTATTGCTGCTGAAATTTGCAGAGCGCCTGGCAGAGTTTGGCACATTGGAGAATATGCCTAAGCTGGAAGGCCGGCGTATGCTGGCAATGATTGCTCCTAAACCTGCAAAGAAGAAATAA
- a CDS encoding glycoside hydrolase family 18 protein, which translates to MKNWSLTAVFFLVLLSANARQTNYKIVAYYSGDSATLLQYDLGRITHLIYGFGHLDSLGKFAVFRAKDTAALKAFQIIKRRYPHLKTMIALGGWGGCRPCSGTFSHPDSIEQFSASVKNFLADFRLDGIDLDWEYPAIQGVPGHPFSPADQQNFTSLVVSLRKKLGAKKLVTFAAGGFQYYLNESVEWQKIAGTVDFVNLMTYDLVHGYSTKTGHQSSLYSAAPDEESVERAIRFFRKINFPLRKIVVGVPFYVRAFQVDTAINNGLFQPGKFLFMSGYRWNTDSLSASSGFIQYWDEHAAAPYWFNKDRKLFVTGDNKRSLQLKTEYIRQNHLGGIMFWELFYDTFKSGLLNDIRF; encoded by the coding sequence TTGAAAAATTGGAGTTTAACAGCTGTTTTCTTCCTGGTATTGCTCAGTGCAAACGCCCGGCAAACAAATTATAAGATCGTTGCTTACTATTCCGGCGACAGTGCTACCCTGTTACAGTATGATTTGGGAAGGATTACTCATCTTATATACGGATTCGGGCACCTGGACAGCCTGGGAAAGTTTGCCGTATTCAGGGCAAAAGATACAGCAGCATTAAAGGCATTCCAGATCATAAAGCGCCGGTATCCGCATCTCAAAACAATGATCGCGCTCGGTGGCTGGGGCGGTTGCAGACCCTGCTCAGGTACATTCAGTCACCCGGATAGTATTGAACAGTTTTCTGCATCCGTAAAGAATTTTTTAGCGGACTTCCGGCTTGACGGCATTGATCTTGACTGGGAGTATCCCGCCATACAGGGAGTACCCGGGCACCCCTTCTCACCCGCCGATCAGCAAAACTTCACCAGCCTGGTGGTAAGCCTGAGAAAAAAACTGGGCGCCAAAAAGCTGGTAACATTCGCTGCAGGAGGCTTTCAATATTATTTAAACGAATCTGTTGAATGGCAGAAGATCGCCGGCACAGTAGACTTTGTGAATCTGATGACTTATGACCTGGTGCATGGCTATTCCACAAAAACGGGGCATCAGTCATCCTTATATTCTGCTGCGCCCGATGAAGAGTCTGTTGAAAGGGCTATCCGGTTCTTCAGAAAAATAAATTTTCCGCTCCGGAAGATTGTTGTGGGCGTACCTTTTTATGTACGCGCTTTTCAGGTAGATACTGCGATCAATAACGGCCTTTTCCAGCCTGGCAAATTCCTGTTCATGAGTGGCTACCGGTGGAATACGGATTCTCTTTCGGCAAGCAGCGGGTTTATCCAATACTGGGACGAGCATGCTGCAGCACCTTACTGGTTCAATAAAGATCGAAAGCTTTTTGTAACAGGCGACAATAAGCGGTCCCTGCAATTAAAAACGGAATACATCCGGCAAAATCACCTGGGGGGCATTATGTTCTGGGAGCTGTTCTATGACACCTTTAAAAGCGGGCTGCTGAATGATATCCGTTTCTGA
- a CDS encoding NUDIX hydrolase has product MNRNNTIKELPTAGLVVIKNRQLLLAYSKNRQAWYLPGGKIDKGETAVQSLIREIKEELSLVIKEQELTFFRHITAPAYGEADYIIMEQDCFLYELTQDIEPRNEIAAVRFFDEPSYRKEPAQVPGVLLLFGHLKADGLIMQDC; this is encoded by the coding sequence ATGAACAGGAACAATACAATAAAAGAGCTGCCAACCGCCGGACTGGTGGTTATAAAAAACAGGCAGCTCTTATTAGCTTATAGCAAGAACAGGCAGGCATGGTATTTACCCGGTGGCAAAATTGACAAAGGAGAAACAGCCGTTCAATCACTTATAAGAGAAATAAAAGAAGAACTGAGCCTGGTTATAAAAGAACAGGAACTGACATTTTTCCGGCACATTACTGCGCCTGCCTATGGAGAAGCGGATTATATTATAATGGAGCAGGACTGCTTTCTGTATGAACTGACACAGGATATAGAGCCCCGAAATGAAATTGCAGCAGTGCGGTTTTTTGATGAGCCCTCCTACCGAAAAGAACCGGCACAGGTACCGGGCGTTCTATTATTATTCGGGCACCTGAAAGCAGATGGGCTGATTATGCAGGACTGTTGA
- a CDS encoding phytanoyl-CoA dioxygenase family protein, which produces MNHPDQVQSAINTNGFAIIPDIYTPGVIDTLIAAISNTDTHHNTFRRSKDLFAIRQFLKEIPEVLPLIFNERLKAVINEVFGSIYFVTKSIYFDKPETSNWYVAYHQDLTISVDKKINTDGYSLWTVKQGQYAVQPPVEILENNFTIRIHLDDTDEYNGALKVIPGSHKSGILSPDRFNKHREQPTICKVPRGGIMIMKPLLLHRSGRTVNKKRRRVIHIEFSDAGLSGGLHWSEQLIL; this is translated from the coding sequence ATGAACCATCCTGACCAGGTCCAATCCGCTATAAACACCAATGGGTTCGCAATCATCCCGGATATTTATACCCCCGGCGTAATAGATACGCTCATTGCTGCCATCAGCAATACAGATACCCACCACAACACGTTCCGGAGATCAAAGGATCTCTTTGCAATACGGCAGTTCTTAAAAGAGATACCTGAAGTATTGCCGTTAATTTTTAATGAACGGCTGAAAGCAGTCATTAATGAGGTGTTTGGAAGCATCTATTTTGTAACCAAAAGCATTTACTTCGATAAGCCTGAAACATCCAACTGGTACGTGGCATACCATCAGGATCTGACCATTTCAGTGGATAAAAAAATAAATACGGACGGCTACAGTTTATGGACGGTTAAGCAGGGTCAATATGCAGTTCAGCCACCCGTTGAAATTTTAGAGAACAACTTTACCATCCGTATTCACCTGGACGATACAGATGAATACAATGGTGCATTAAAAGTTATTCCCGGTTCTCATAAAAGCGGGATTCTTTCACCGGATCGTTTTAATAAGCACAGGGAGCAACCCACCATTTGCAAAGTTCCGCGGGGCGGTATCATGATCATGAAGCCCCTGCTCCTGCATAGGTCAGGCAGAACCGTTAATAAAAAAAGAAGAAGGGTCATCCATATTGAATTTTCAGATGCTGGGCTTAGCGGAGGGCTTCACTGGTCAGAGCAACTGATCCTTTAA